A segment of the Strix uralensis isolate ZFMK-TIS-50842 chromosome 23, bStrUra1, whole genome shotgun sequence genome:
GGAGCCCCCGCTTGACCCCAGGGCGTTGCCTGTGTGTCGGTTGGGCCACGCTGGCTGGTCCAGCTCGTTGGTGAGCCCTCGAGCTGTGTCCCACAGCGAGCCCGGAGCGTGCCAGCGGCCGGCTGCCTGGTCTGAGGGGCTCCAGCCTTTCCCTTCAAGGCCTCGGTAGACGGCAGAGCCTCCCCGCCAGCTCGGGAGCTGCATTTTCTCCAGTAACGGGCTCCCAGGGAACGATGTGTTTTCACTCCTTGCCTTGGCTGTTGCTTGTTGGCTTAGACCGACGGTTCCCACTGCTTTATCCCTGAAGCGTGGTACTGCATCTTTCCATGTAAGCTGGGCTCCTTTCTGTCTCACTGTTTGCCACCTGTGGGTTTGTCTTTCTCAGCTCCTGGTGCTCAGCAGTTCTGCTTTCTCCTCTCTACCCGCGCCGGCGGTCTGGGCATAAACCTTGCTACGGCCGACACAGTCATTATTTATGATTCTGACTGGAATCCCCACAATGACATCCAGgtttctgacttttctttctccttcttgtATAGTAAGTACCTCTGTGGCTTTGCCCGCTGTTTGCACACCCTGCACAGGGAAGTTGGTCTCTCTCTTGAGAGAGAGCTGCCGACCCTTTCTGCAGGGTTTATGGGGAGTGTTTCTGCTCAGGAGCCCCCTTCTTGCATCCACCAGCCTCACCCTGGCCTGTCTGAGGTGTGGGAGAGACCCGGCACATAAAACCGGctctcttctgtgggcttctcACTTTCTCCTGCTGCCTGTTCACAACCGAGTGTCCCCTCCTCTTCTGGGGAGCTTCCACTTGCATTTCCAAAAGCCCGGGGCAGACCCTAAAGCTCAGGACTGACGCCAGCGGGGAGTGACGGCCGGCGCATCCCGGTGCCGCCCTCAACAGCTTCGTTCTCTGCCTGCAGGCGTTCAGCAGAGCTCACCGCATCGGGCAGAACAAGAAGGTGATGATCTACCGCTTCGTGACCAGAGCCTCCGTTGAAGAGCGCATCACCCAGGTGGCCAAAAGGAAGATGATGCTCACCCACCTCGTGGTCCGCCCGGGGCTCGGCTCCAAGTCGGGCTCCATGACCAAGCAAGAGCTGGACGACATCCTCAAGTTTGGGACAGAAGAGCTCTTCAAGGATGACGTGGAAGGTGAGGCCGGGAAGGCACTGGGGGCGCTCTGCGTGTGGCAGGGCCCTCCTGGTGCGACAGGGCTCATTCTCCTCCTCTTGCCCCTGCAGGCATGGTGTCCCAGGGGCAGCGGATCACCATGCCGGATGCTGTCACCCCTTTCTCTGACACGCTGTCGTCCAAGGGCGGTGCGGTGACTCCCGGCATGAAAAAAAAGCACGGTGGCACCCCACCAGGTGCGTAGCCCCCCTTGTTGGGGTGACCCgtcccctgccctggccctgcaccCAACCTGAGCTGGCCGGTCTCTGGGTGTGGGCTGTCTGTGATCTGTGCTTCCGTCCCCCTCGCTGTGCTCTCCAGGTGACAACAAGGACGTGGATGACAGCAGCGTGATCCACTACGACGACGCTGCCATCTCCAAGCTTCTGGACCGAAACCAGGATGCGACTGATGACACAGAGCTGCAGAACATGAACGAGTATCTCAGCTCCTTTAAAGTGGCCCAGTATGTTGTGAGAGAAGAGGACGGTGTGGTAATGTGATTAGTATCCTGTCTTACAATCCCACCTCTTTGTACGTCCCTCTGTGTTCCCTCCGCTCCCTTTCCTCTTGCTGCGAGTGTCTCGGCGCGGGGCAGGGCTCCTCCCTGCTCTCTGCGGCTGCTGTGGGTTGTTCCAGACCTCGGGGGGTCCCCGGGCAGGGGAAGCTCAGTCCTTcgccctgtgcagcccagggtGCGAGCTGGGCCCTGTCCCGCTTGGCACGGGGCCTCATTCCCATCGGAGCATCCGTAGGCACCATCTGTCTGTCCGAAGGCCCGTCCCTGGCAGCCGGGCCAGGGCCACGGTGCTGCCGATGTACCGCGCCGCTGTGGGTTGTTTTCCCAGTAGCCAACGGATTTATTTCCTTCACccggtgctggggctggctgcaggcCGCTGCTCTGGGGGTCCCTGCAGACCTGTAGCTTCTCCCTCGGCGGGAGCGCGGGCACCGCAGGGCGGGATGGGCGACGGCGTGCGGAGCAGCTCTGGGTGGGAGCTTCTCTCAGCCCTCTGACAACCCCGCGCCGAGCTCAGGGTGTCTGGGCAAAGACCCAGCAGCCAAATTCCAGCCAGTGGCTCGGTGCCCTCCCCGCTCCCTGCAGTGCCGGCGGAGCGGAGGcagcggggcggcgcgggcagGTCTGCGGCTGCCCTGTCTCAGGCCTCTCGCtttgcaggaggaggtggagcgTGAGATCATCAAGCAAGAGGAGAACGTGGACCCCGACTACTGGGAGAAGTTGCTGCGGCACCACTacgagcagcagcaggaggatcTGGCCAGGAActtggggaaagggaagagaatcCGCAAGCAGGTCAACTACAACGACGCCTCGCAGGAGGACCAAGGTACGGCGGCGGGCGCTGGGCTCCCGGCCGGGCTCGGGGCGGGCGGGCTCGGGAGAGCAGCACAGACGGTCCCCGACGGACGTGCTGGCTGAGCCgctgtttctctgcagtttgGGAGGCTGCGTGGCTCGTACTTCCCAGATCCTAATCTTTCCACGATAGAAATtctccagagatttttttctttttattttgtggtcTGTAAACTGTTTTTGCCGGAGGAATTTAGGAGAAACATGTCTGTGGGCAAAACGTTTTAaattgggttttttctgtgtaaGAGAATACTGATTTTGGAAAATGTGAGGATGCGATTTCCTGCTTGTGTCCTCCTCTGGCTGCCTGGCAGCGGGCGCCTGTTGCAGCTGTGGACAGGCTCTCACTGTGTCCCTCCGGGGCAGGGTCCCCCTGCTCGGGCACTTCTAACCTGGCCTCCCTCGCCGTCTGCAGAGTGGCAGGACGAGCTCTCTGACAACCAGTCGGAGTACTCCATCGGCTccgaggatgaggatgaagactTTGAAGAGAGGCCAGAAGGTCAGAGTGAGTTAATGCGTTTGATGCTCCACGGGATTTTGCTCTGCGGGAAGCCCCTGGCCCTCAGGTGCAGCAGGAACGTTGGGGCTGGAGGGACCAGCATGCGGCTGGGCCTGTGCTCGGGGGGAGGTGGCCCCACCGGCCTGCAGGCGAACCAGTTCCCAGGCCAGGGAAGGCAACCAGCTGCTTCCTTCGCTGGCCACTGCAGGACCTCAGTCCGGAGCGGGGGGACGGCAGGAGGAcagggcagggtgagggcaggaagggaggctggagagggggtGGAAGTGACTCTGCAGCCTGGGCTGCCGCTCGGCCCCAGTTCTGCTCCCGTCCGAGGTGGGGGGAGGCTTTGGGGCACTCTGGGTCCAACCGTCACCGGGGCTGCTTGGCTCTAGGTGGCCGCAGACAGTCCCGGAGGCAGCTGAAGAGTGACCGGGACAAGCCTCTCCCTCCTTTGCTGGCAAGAGTTGGGGGGAATATCGAGGTGAGGCTGAGGAATACGGAGGTGTCCGACCCCGCCGGAGCACGAGTGGTGCGGGTgtgccagggctgccctgggctgctctgggCCGTCCCCGGCGCTTCAGGCCTGGCCCGGGATTGCAGCACCTCCGCTCCCCGCAGGTCCTCGGCTTCAATGCCCGCCAGCGCAAGGCTTTCCTGAACGCCATCATGCGCTGGGGCATGCCGCCCCAGGACGCCTTCAACTCCCACTGGCTGGTCCGGGATCTGCGAGGGAAGAGCGAGAAGGAGTTCAGGTACGGGATGGGGGAGCTGCTGTCACTCTCTTTAGGATAGGCTGAATCTTAGTCTAGGCCTGAGACTCTGCCCAGGGGTGAGAGCAGATGCTGCCGGGCTTGGCAGGGCGCCCGTGGGCCGGGCGGGGCTGAGGTCTGGCTTTCCCTCCGCAGGGCGTACGTGTCTCTCTTCATGCGACATTTGTGTGAACCGGGGGCAGATGGCGCCGAAACCTTTGCGGACGGCGTTCCCCGGGAGGGGCTGTCACGCCAGCACGTCCTGACTCGCATAGGCGTCATGTCACTAGTAAGGAAGAAGGTGGGTGAGTGAAGTTTTAAATCTGCCGTTTCAGGTGTGTTTTGGAGACGGGGGGGTTTCGCTGCCCCTCGCTGGGGATCCCCCCCTGAATCGATCTCCGTGCACGTCTGGTTTTGTCATAAATGTATAGGGGACAGCAAACTGCCTCAGAGCTGCCGCTTCGCTCCCCGGGAGGGCGTGGCACAGGCGGGTGTTTAACAGTCCGGCTGGCAAAACAGAGAAATCGCGCTGGAGACTTGCCTGGTCTCGGAGCTGTAGTGTCGAATGTCCCTGGCCGGGGGGGGCAGTCGCGATCCTGCGGCTTCGTGGATCCGCGGGTGCAGCAGCCGGAAggcgccggagccgccgccgctgtACGTGACTGGCTGGTGTGTGTCTGCCCCAGGTGCAGGAGTTCGAGCACGTCAACGGGAAGTACAGCACCCCGGATCTGATTCTCGAGGGCCCGGAGAGCAAGAAGTCCAGCGAGCTCGTGTCCTCGGATCCCAACACGCCTGTCCCGGCCAGCCCAGCGCAGACGCACACGGGAGCCGTGGGCCTCGCAGGTGGGAGAGCCGGGGCCAGCGGCCTTGGGCTGgcgtgggaggggaggggggctaCTGCAGTGGGAGGTCTGGCAAGTGTCTGCCTGCCCCGGCAGCGTGCGCGGCCCTTCGCGGCCCCCTCCATCGCCTCCTCGCTTGGCTGTTGCTACAGACAAAACAGAAACGCAGCTGGGGCtccaggaggagaaggagctggcGGAGCAGAAGAGCAGGAAGGTGTCCGACAGCCAGGTAGGGCAGTTCCCCTGGGAAACCTTCCTGGGAGCTCCCCGAGGGAAGGGGGGGCCGGGCTGACCCCGTGCGGGTGTTTCACGTTAAGGTGTCAGCGATTGTTGAGAAGGTGGAAAACGAAGAGCACCCAGAAAGCTGCGACAGCAAAGAGAAACCGAGGGAGGAGAAGCAAGAGGAGAGTGAGAAGGCTGAGCCTTCTCCCAAGCCCCTGGTGAAAGGTGAGTCTCTGGCTCGGCTGAACGTGACGCCCGCGCACAGGCTCCGCTTTCAGCCACAGCTGGGGCTTCAGGGGGGCTCTGGCACCCAGCGGCGGCATCGGTTTGCGCCGGAGGAGTTGTGTGGAGGCTGGGGCGTGCACCCGAGCGGCCTCGGGTGCGCTGGTGCTCCTGGTGGGAGGGCGCTGCCTCTCTGGGAGGCTCCTCACTTAGGTCTTCTTTTCTCCATATCACTGTGGGAAACTGGAATGTCACAAGGTCCTGCAGAAATTCCTGAAAAAACAGCGGTTCCAGGTTGTAAATGATGAGAAATGGTAATTTTGGGGGGCATTTTCTGTTCCTAGCAATATGTTCCTCCAGATGTCTCAAGGAAGAGGGAAAGCTTAGTAAGTTTTCTGGATAAAATGCAGAAGAATGTTCAGTCTGAAGTTTTTTGAAGGCCCTGAATGTACAAACAATATAAGGGAAAGTCTCTCCAGGCAATAAGTTGTTCCCTGAAGAGCGTTTTTCAGGTCAAGCTTTTCTCATGTCCTTTTCCCTTCTGCAGATGAGGGGATTCAAGAGAAGGAGAAGCCTGTGGAGAAGCTGGAGCTGAACAGCAGCCCGGGGAAGGGGGAGGACAGAGAAGTCAAAGCAGGTGAGGTGCGAGGAGGCTTTGGGGCGAGAAGGGCTGTGGAGGGTCTCCAGAGCTCCTGGCACAGCAGCGAGCAGGGTGGTGGCGAGGTTGCCCCTGCTTGCCCTGGCCAGCGGCTGCGGAGCCGCGAGCAGGCTGGTGGCGCTTCCAGCAGCGGCTTTGGGGGGTTCCTCTGGCAGCTGGCGGAGCAAGGACAACCCAGGTCGGTCTTTTGGCAGAGCGCGGTTAACAGGAGCCATTTCTTGTGTTTGCTGAGCAGAGGACGCCAAGGcggaggagaaggagcagagcgAGGCTCAGCAAAACGGtgacaaagaggaagaggaggatggaaAGAAGGACGACAGAAACATCAACTTCCGCTTCATGTTCAACATCGCTGACGGTGGCTTCACAGGTGAGAGCGAGCGACGAGGCATCGGCCGCTTCCGCATGGAACCCCTGAGCCTGGGCAGAGGCTGCAGGCGGGGTGGTGCTTCACCTCACAGCGGCCCTCTCGGTTCCGCGCCATGCCCGTGGCTGCCTGGGAGGTTTTGTCACTTGCCCTGCCTGCGCTGTGCGAGGTCCATGGCAGTCCCGGTGCCTGACCGGGCTGTCTCgcttctgcttctgcagagctgcacacGCTGTGGCAGAACGAGGAGAGGGCTGCCCTCTCCTCCGGCAAGATCTACGACATCTGGCACCGCCGACACGACTACTGGCTGCTGGCGGGAATTGTCACGTACCCTGGGGCGGGGTGTGGGGAGGCGAGGGCGGGCGCTGGGGGGACGGTGCGGTGAGCGGGGGGCGTTTGGCGACGCGGGGTCGCTGCGGGGCGCTGGGTGCGCTGTCGGCTGGCCGGTTCTTGCCTTGACGCCCCCTCTGCACCAGCCACGGCTACGCCCGCTGGCAGGACATCCAGAACGACCCGCGGTACGTGATCCTGAACGAGCCCTTCAAGTCGGAGATCCACAAGGGGAACTACCTCGAGATGAAGAACAAGTTCCTTGCCCGGCGGTTCAAGGCGAGTGGCGGGTCCAGGTCCGCGGCGCGCGGGTCAGGGTTGGCTGCACCGGGCACTCTGCCCGCTCCCACACGGGCGCTGCTGTGGAAGtgctgcccaggtccctctctgggACACTTGGTGCCTGAACGGGAGAAGAAAATGAGGGCTAACCCTGTTCCCCTGGGAGGTTTTTGGGAACGTGGGGAGCAGAGGCTCTGTTGGCGTGAAGTGCCTGGGCAGCTGGAGCCTGTGGAGCTGTAAACTGGAGCGGGGTCTGGTCCTGaatccttccctccttcccctcccagttGCTGGAGCAGGCCCTGGTGATCGAGGAGCAGCTGCGCAGGGCTGCGTACCTCAACATGACCCAGGACCCCAGTCACCCGGCCATGGCCCTGAACGCCCGGCTGGCTGAAGTGGAGTGCCTTGCCGAGAGCCATCAGCATCTCTCCAAAGAGTCCCTGGCTGGGAACAAGCCTGCGAACGCCGTCCTGCACAAGGGTGTGTGTCTGCGCAGGGGGGCCGGAGCCTGCCTGCGGGGCCAGGAGGGCATTCTGGACCGTGGGGGGCCAGCGGGGGGGTTGTCCCCGTCTCTGCTGGTGGGGGCGCCGGGGGTCTTTGCCATCAGCTCCCGGCTGCTGGAGCTCGCCcgtccctggggctggggggtccgGGGGTGCTCCCGCCTCTGCCGGGGGGTGCTGGCAggtgtccccctgccccagcctgagCGCCACCTCGCTCCCCTCGCAGTGCTGAACCAGCTCGAGGAGCTGCTGAGCGACATGAAGGCCGACGTGACGCGCCTGCCCTCCATGCTGTCCCGCATCCCGCCCGTGGCCGCCCGCCTGCAGATGTCGGAGCGGAGCATCCTCAGCCGCTTGGCCACGCGTGGTGGGGACGCGGCCGCGCAGCAGGTCAGCGGGGACGGGGACATGGCCCctggccggggctggcggggccgtgGCTGCGGCTCAGtggtttttctccctcctttccctgcccAGGGCTCCTTCGGCTCCTCCCAGATCTACAACAACAGCTTCGGGCCGAATTTCCGAGGTCCCGGCCCGGGCGGGATCGTCAACTACAGCCAGATGCCGCTGGGACCATACGTGACCGGTGGGTTGGGAGTTCGAGCAGACGCTCCCGGGCGGAGAAATTCAGGGGGTAGATTTGGGTGGGCCGGGAGTGTCGCCGGAGGACGGCGGGTGAGCGTggcctctcctctctctcctcacaGATATTTAGCCGTTCCCGCCGTTTCCCCCCGCAGCTCCCGTTTCCAGCTGAGGTACGCCCGCGCTTGCTGCGTTTTGCTCTCGGGGGGGCCCGTGTGAGGGCTCGGCTCTGTGCCGCCTCGCCGGTGTCTGGATGCAGCCTCTGGCTGCGGCGGCCGGAtccctccccagggctctgggggggtcggcaccttccccccacccctcgcTCGGCCCGGGGAGGGCGCGGGGCCCGGCTGACGGCCGCTCTCCCCTCTCCTTgcagcagcccccggggccgcaggccgggggagcggcgcggcgTTGCCTGCGTGGAAGAGGAGCTGCCGCCGGGCTCTCCCGCTTCGAGTGTGCTTCGaccgctgccggccccggccctgcctggggcgccggggatgggggggtgcGTGTCCGTGTCCGTTTTTTTGCACTTTCTTCTTGAAGACTTGAAGGGTTTGTCTGGGCGAGGTGGGCTGAGTGGAGGAGGGGGGTCGAGTCACGGtgtttctgtctggttttattgGCACGTGAGGCTGCGCCGGGGCCGAGCCGGCTCCCGCTCCCGAGCTTCCCTGTCCCCTCCGTTTCTGCGTCCTCGTGGTGTTTGAGCAAGTGcatgcctgctgcctgcccgctgccggCCCGCCCGCTGCCggcccctgcctgcccagccccgcgGGGACCCTGGCACGGcgccggcagcggggcggggggtcccggtGTGCCGGGCTTGGGGTGACGCGGGTGGGCGGGAGGGGACGGCCGGAGCTGGGACGGGGACACCCGCCAGTGCGGTGACACCGACTGCGCCGCGGTGGCCCCCGGCAGCTGTAAGCGACGGCCCCGCCTTCGCCTCGTGCCCCGCGTGTCCCCGTGTCTGTTCTCGGTGTTTTAATAAATCCTTTGGGAAGGAGCTGGCGGTGAGCAGCGGTGGGGGGGGTCtcactgggggcgggggggtcctggctgcggTCCTGGCCCCGTCCTgcatgcacacgtgtgtgcacataCACTTACATACATGTGCACAGACACATGGATGTGGGTGGGTGGGGCGTGCATACATGTAGGTACATAGTGCAGTTTTCAGATGGGTGCGTGTGCACCCCCATGCACGGACGTTTATCCGCATCACCTACACGTGTGTACATACGTGTCCCTGCAGGTCCCTGTCCATGTCTCTGGGGTTGCAGTGCTGGGAGGGGTGCGTGTGTCTGTGAGCACACGTAGCTCTATGTGGGTGTCGATACGCAGGTACAGCTACAGGCGTGGGTGTCTGGGTGCTGCCATGGCTACGGGggtgtgtatgtacacacacctGTATGCTTTTATATACGTGTGTGTACAATGTGTGTTCACGTGTGTATCTATATGTTTATGTATGTAAATTATAGGGGGGTGTGTATATAGGCAGAGGTAGGGGTAGATAAACAGGTGTGTGTGTAGGTACAATATTTATATGTGTaacatgtatttgtgtgtgtatatacatgtacacataaacacgtacatacacacacacgtgtggaCAGATCTGTATCTCCGTATCTATACGGGTACCTCGATCGGTACGTGTGTACGCACACAAACATACATCTGTATTTGTCATTTTTATCTATTTGAGTGTAGATAGAAGTAGATACAGATAAGGGCCTATAGATACAGCTACACGTATGgagtgtacatgtgtgtgtacacagacacacatttttaattttatacaaTTATGAGTGTGTACGGGTACAAACGTCTGTCGTTCTATAGGTATAAATAGATACACGTCTATGGGTGAGGTGTGTTGGTAACAGAAACATCGACACAGCTAAAGGGGGGTGTGTACACGTACCCCCCGCGTttatgtacagacacacacagacatgtcTGGGCACAGAGCTGCAGTTTTGTACATAAATTTATAATCGGTACATTTCTGTGCGCggggacacgtgtgtgtgtggctggaggtctccaggcagggccgggggctgCAGGCGTGTGCTGATGTACAGGTACCTGGGCCTCCACCCCGACACACACACATGTCGTTGTCATGTACGTGTGCGTGTACACACCCCGCCCGCCGCAGCTCTGTGGGCGTATTTACACGGTCTGTACAGAGCCGGGTGCGTCCGCAGACGGTACACACGGAGCTGAGGGATGCGCctgtagacacacacacacgcctaCGTCTGGGTGTCTCTATAGGGATTCTATAGGGGAGGGTCCTGGACAGGCAGATGTATCTACAGCCGgacggggctggggctgggggggtcccaacACGCTCCCTGCGAGGGCACCTACAGACGCGTCTGCAGGTCAGCGCAGGCAGCACCAGACACACACGCGTGTCCCCAACACACgcagcccccccacctccccgctcagccaggacCCCTCGGGGGGCCCGTGGGGCgctgacccccccaccccgtcccccccgccccgtcccggcgCCGCAGGCAGGGCCGAGGCTGGGGAACAGCTTCGTGTTGTGGTACAGCACCCGCCCGCGCCCCCGCGTGCccccggccgggcggggggcggcagccCCGCATGCAACCGGGCCCCGCGCCGGCAGCTTCGGCAGCGGGAGGCCAGGCCCGGGCGCTCCCCGCCAGCGGCCGTCCCGGGAGGGGAGAAGCGGGACGACGCTCGGGGACGGGAGCGCCGGCGCTGGGCGCAAACCACGACTCTCCACTTCGCTCCGGCAAAGCGTAAAGCaagcgagcggcggcgggggctgtgCGGGGGGCGCGCTCAGGAGCGGTAGTCCTTCTTGCTGTAGGGTTTGTTGCCCAGGATGCTGTCGATCTCGTGGACGATGGAGGACGACAGCTTCGGGAGCAcctgggggggacgggggaggcAGGATCTGGCACTGCACCGCGCTGCCCTGAGCCGCAGCTCGTGGGTGCAAACCCCGGCCTTCTGCGTCGCGGCGGGTTCGTGGGCGCTGCCGGAGCGTTAGAGCCCcgcgcccacccccccccacaccgTGCCCGCGCCCCCCACACCGTGCCCACCCTCCCCACACCGTGCCCGCACCGCGAGCGCTGACCTGGATGGCGCCGATGTTCTCCATCAGCTGGTCGGCGTTGGAGGCGCCCAGCAAGACGGAGCTCACGCCCTCGTTGCGCAGGCaccaggctggggcaggagggagagtgGAGCCTGAGCAGGGCCCAGTGggccccccggtgcccccccaggccccccccccggccccttaCCGATGGCAAGCTGGGGCAGGGTGCAGCCCAGGCGCTCGGCGATGGCCTGCAGCTCCTTCAGCTTCGCCTGCTGCCGCCGGCCCTCCTCGCTCAGGATCTTGTCCTTCAGCCACTGGTATCCCTGGGGGGTGGGAGCGGGGGTCAGGGCATCCCCAAACCCCCCTGGGCCTTACAGGGCCCCTGGCTCTGCGTGGCCCCCCCGGGCTCACCTTCAGTGACGCGCGGGAGTAGGGGGGGATCCCCCCGTCGTACTTCCCCGAGACGATGCCGCAGGCCAGCGGGGACCAGGTCATGGCTCCGACGcctgggggcagagcagagccgCGGCGGGGGTGATGCTGCCACCCCCTGGCTCCgtgttttgggggtggggggccccCACCGCCATACCTATTTTGTGGAAGAGCTCAGGGAGTTGCACCTCCACCTTCTCCCGCTGGAACATGTGGTACTCGGCCTGCTCGCAGATCGGCGGGATCAGGTTGAACTGCCGGGCCACTGAGTACGCTTCCTGCCGAAAAACTGGGACGCTCAGCGCCCTGCCGCCTCCCCCTAAgccccctgccgccccccctGAGCCCCTGCCAACCCCCCCTGACCCCCTGCCAAGCCCCAAGCAgctgctggaaaaataattaaggcTCAAGCGCCTCTGCGAGCGCTCGGCTGCTGTCTGATTCAATCAGCGTCACCGAGGCTGctcggccgcggcccccccggcccctaCCATGATCTCCATGGAGCTCCAGCGCGAGGTCCCCCAGTACATGGCCATCCCCTGGTTGATGACGTGGGTCATGGCTCGCACCGTCTCTGCcggagggaaggggagagcagcaggTGGGGGTTAGTGGCTGGCGAGCGTCCTGCTGCCTGGGTCTGAGGATGCTTTCggaggagcaggatggggacCCAGGGAGCAGCCGCTCGGGCCAGGCTGGGGCTCTGCCGGTGCAGAGAGCAGCCCCCAGGCTCCTGGCACCGGCCCCAGGCCCTGCAGGGTACTGGCGCGGGCACCGCTGCGAGGGGAGGGACCTGAAGCATCGCCCGTGCAGTGAGACCCCGGAGAGGGAGGGAACCCCGGAGTCCTTGTGGGGGGTCTCGGG
Coding sequences within it:
- the CHD5 gene encoding chromodomain-helicase-DNA-binding protein 5 isoform X6; this encodes MIQCGERKRDRVEEGDGYETDHQDYCEVCQQGGEIILCDTCPRAYHLVCLDPELEKAPEGKWSCPHCEKEGIQWEPKEEEEEEEEGGEEEEDDHMEFCRVCKDGGELLCCDTCPSSYHLHCLNPPLPEIPNGEWLCPRCTCPPLKGKVQRILHWAWKEPPAAPLPPVLPAPDAELALPPPKVLEGIPEREFFVKWAGLSYWHCSWVKELQLELYHTVMYRNYQRKNDMDEPPAFDYGSGDEDSQREKRKNKDPQYTKMEERFYRYGIKPEWMMIHRILNHSFDKKGDIHYLIKWKDLPYDQCTWEIDEIDIPYYENLKHLYWNHRELMLGEDTRPLKKLNKKGKKLKEEKLEKPPETPLVDPTVKFDKQPWYIDATGGTLHPYQLEGLNWLRFSWAQGTDTILADEMGLGKTVQTIVFLYSLYKEGHSKGPYLVSAPLSTIINWEREFEMWAPDFYVVTYTGDKESRSVIRENEFSFEDNAIRSGKKVFRMKKEAQIKFHVLLTSYELITIDQAVLGSIEWACLVVDEAHRLKNNQSKFFRVLNSYKIDYKLLLTGTPLQNNLEELFHLLNFLTPERFNNLEGFLEEFADISKEDQIKKLHDLLGPHMLRRLKADVFKNMPAKTELIVRVELSQMQKKYYKFILTRNFEALNSKGGGNQVSLLNIMMDLKKCCNHPYLFPVAAVEAPVLPNGSYDGNSLVKSSGKLMLLQKMLKKLRDGGHRVLIFSQMTKMLDLLEDFLEYEGYKYERIDGGITGGLRQEAIDRFNAPGAQQFCFLLSTRAGGLGINLATADTVIIYDSDWNPHNDIQAFSRAHRIGQNKKVMIYRFVTRASVEERITQVAKRKMMLTHLVVRPGLGSKSGSMTKQELDDILKFGTEELFKDDVEGMVSQGQRITMPDAVTPFSDTLSSKGGAVTPGMKKKHGGTPPGDNKDVDDSSVIHYDDAAISKLLDRNQDATDDTELQNMNEYLSSFKVAQYVVREEDGVEEVEREIIKQEENVDPDYWEKLLRHHYEQQQEDLARNLGKGKRIRKQVNYNDASQEDQEWQDELSDNQSEYSIGSEDEDEDFEERPEGQSGRRQSRRQLKSDRDKPLPPLLARVGGNIEVLGFNARQRKAFLNAIMRWGMPPQDAFNSHWLVRDLRGKSEKEFRAYVSLFMRHLCEPGADGAETFADGVPREGLSRQHVLTRIGVMSLVRKKVQEFEHVNGKYSTPDLILEGPESKKSSELVSSDPNTPVPASPAQTHTGAVGLADKTETQLGLQEEKELAEQKSRKVSDSQVSAIVEKVENEEHPESCDSKEKPREEKQEESEKAEPSPKPLVKDEGIQEKEKPVEKLELNSSPGKGEDREVKAEDAKAEEKEQSEAQQNGDKEEEEDGKKDDRNINFRFMFNIADGGFTELHTLWQNEERAALSSGKIYDIWHRRHDYWLLAGIVTHGYARWQDIQNDPRYVILNEPFKSEIHKGNYLEMKNKFLARRFKLLEQALVIEEQLRRAAYLNMTQDPSHPAMALNARLAEVECLAESHQHLSKESLAGNKPANAVLHKVLNQLEELLSDMKADVTRLPSMLSRIPPVAARLQMSERSILSRLATRGGDAAAQQGSFGSSQIYNNSFGPNFRGPGPGGIVNYSQMPLGPYVTDI
- the KCNAB2 gene encoding voltage-gated potassium channel subunit beta-2 isoform X1 — its product is MQVSFVCSEHSIKSRSAEDRLNRQNAGSPSLGTRGKFRAVAMVARSLGQLSVQNAPSSSESSVRQPGMKFRNLGKSGLRVSCLGLGTWVTFGGQITDEMAEQLMTLAYDNGINLFDTAEVYAAGKAEVVLGNIIKKKGWRRSSLVITTKIFWGGKAETERGLSRKHIIEGLKASLERLQLEYVDVVFANRPDPNTPMEETVRAMTHVINQGMAMYWGTSRWSSMEIMEAYSVARQFNLIPPICEQAEYHMFQREKVEVQLPELFHKIGVGAMTWSPLACGIVSGKYDGGIPPYSRASLKGYQWLKDKILSEEGRRQQAKLKELQAIAERLGCTLPQLAIAWCLRNEGVSSVLLGASNADQLMENIGAIQVLPKLSSSIVHEIDSILGNKPYSKKDYRS
- the KCNAB2 gene encoding voltage-gated potassium channel subunit beta-2 isoform X3; amino-acid sequence: MYPESTTDSPARLSLRQTGSPGMIYRNLGKSGLRVSCLGLGTWVTFGGQITDEMAEQLMTLAYDNGINLFDTAEVYAAGKAEVVLGNIIKKKGWRRSSLVITTKIFWGGKAETERGLSRKHIIEGLKASLERLQLEYVDVVFANRPDPNTPMEETVRAMTHVINQGMAMYWGTSRWSSMEIMEAYSVARQFNLIPPICEQAEYHMFQREKVEVQLPELFHKIGVGAMTWSPLACGIVSGKYDGGIPPYSRASLKGYQWLKDKILSEEGRRQQAKLKELQAIAERLGCTLPQLAIAWCLRNEGVSSVLLGASNADQLMENIGAIQVLPKLSSSIVHEIDSILGNKPYSKKDYRS
- the KCNAB2 gene encoding voltage-gated potassium channel subunit beta-2 isoform X4 is translated as MLSMTYSESLRSVASRHPPEWGLPPAPRPADGLELRRLRDVRAAARAKTLEEFLRMHGLSLADGTARATGMKYRNLGKSGLRVSCLGLGTWVTFGGQITDEMAEQLMTLAYDNGINLFDTAEVYAAGKAEVVLGNIIKKKGWRRSSLVITTKIFWGGKAETERGLSRKHIIEGLKASLERLQLEYVDVVFANRPDPNTPMEETVRAMTHVINQGMAMYWGTSRWSSMEIMEAYSVARQFNLIPPICEQAEYHMFQREKVEVQLPELFHKIGVGAMTWSPLACGIVSGKYDGGIPPYSRASLKGYQWLKDKILSEEGRRQQAKLKELQAIAERLGCTLPQLAIAWCLRNEGVSSVLLGASNADQLMENIGAIQVLPKLSSSIVHEIDSILGNKPYSKKDYRS
- the KCNAB2 gene encoding voltage-gated potassium channel subunit beta-2 isoform X2, encoding MYPESTTDSPARLSLRQTGSPGMIYSARYGSPKRQLQFYRNLGKSGLRVSCLGLGTWVTFGGQITDEMAEQLMTLAYDNGINLFDTAEVYAAGKAEVVLGNIIKKKGWRRSSLVITTKIFWGGKAETERGLSRKHIIEGLKASLERLQLEYVDVVFANRPDPNTPMEETVRAMTHVINQGMAMYWGTSRWSSMEIMEAYSVARQFNLIPPICEQAEYHMFQREKVEVQLPELFHKIGVGAMTWSPLACGIVSGKYDGGIPPYSRASLKGYQWLKDKILSEEGRRQQAKLKELQAIAERLGCTLPQLAIAWCLRNEGVSSVLLGASNADQLMENIGAIQVLPKLSSSIVHEIDSILGNKPYSKKDYRS